A part of Aspergillus flavus chromosome 1, complete sequence genomic DNA contains:
- a CDS encoding concanavalin A-like lectin/glucanase domain-containing protein yields the protein MFAHSMTLSCYIMAMAMTILMLSYLADAQTFTSCNPTKANCPKDPAFGTSATFNLTKSLPNKWKTVGTVTQDKDGVALTVAKKLDGPVLQSDFYIMFGRVEFTIKAAPGAGIVSSAVLQSDCLDEIDWEWLGGDNAQVQTNYFGKGDTTTYDRGAFHPDPGNHETFKTYTIDWDSNRILWQIDGNTVRTLEEKNAKGQYPQTPCFIKVAPWAAGDPSNSPGTIEWAGGQVDYSKGPFTMFLKSIKVTDYSSGSEYEYTDKSGSWKSIKAIDGSVKGDSSGATTSSSTVLSATTLSPISKVYATASLTSSIPDTSPTTSIHDNNTASNSTSNPTSNPVTASTSPSSPSSSQPPLASGAASKSSLNKYLTILLLLAAPLAI from the exons ATGTTCGCACACAGTATGACCTTGTCATGCTacatcatggccatggccATGACCATCCTGATGCTGTCTTATCTGGCAGATGCTCAAACCTTCACTTCGTGCAACCCCACAAAGGCTA ACTGTCCGAAAGATCCTGCCTTTGGAACCTCAGCTACATTCAATCTTACCAAGTCGCTACCTAATAAATGGAAGACTGTTGGAACTGTCACCCAAGACAAGGACGGCGTGGCGTTGACCGTTGCGAAGAAGCTCGACGGCCCCGTGCTCCAGTCCGACTTCTACATCATGTTCGGTCGAGTGGAATTCACCATCAAAGCTGCACCTGGCGCTGGTATAGTCAGCAGTGCAGTCCTTCAATCAGACTgtctggatgagattgattgGGAGTGGCTGGGTGGAGACAACGCTCAGGTTCAGACGAACTACTTTGGAAAAGGCGATACCACTACTTATGACCGTGGTGCCTTTCACCCAGATCCCGGGAACCATGAGACGTTCAAGACTTATACTATCGATTGGGATAGTAACCGGATTCTCTGGCAGATTGATGGCAATACCGTTCGTACAttggaggaaaagaacgCCAAGGGACAGTATCCGCAGACACCCTGCTTCATCAAGGTGGCCCCTTGGGCTGCTGGAGATCCTTCCAATTCTCCAGGAACAATTG AATGGGCTGGTGGCCAGGTCGACTATTCGAAAGGACCTTTTACCATGTTCTTGAAATCGATCAAGGTCACCGACTACTCGTCTGGCTCTGAGTATGAATATACGGATAAGTCTGGTTCATGGAAGTCTATCAAAGCAATTGATGGCAGTGTCAAGGGCGACAGCTCAGGGGCGACCACATCCTCTTCTACAG TACTCTCCGCAACAACTCTATCACCTATCTCTAAAGTCTACGCAACGGCCTCACTTACTTCCTCAATTCCCGACACCTCACCTACGACTTCAATCCACGACAACAACACCGCCTCCAACTCTACATCCAACCCTACCTCCAACCCCGTGACAGCATCCACATCACCgtcctccccttcctcgaGCCAACCACCACTAGCCAGCGGCGCAGCAAGCAAGAGTTCACTAAACAAATACCTCACAattctactactactggCCGCCCCGTTGGCAATATGA